Part of the Streptomyces sp. NBC_01353 genome, ATGGAGCGGGCGTTGGTGACCGTCGAAACGATCTCGTCGAGCTTCTTCTGCACGTCCACCGGGTGCTCGCCACTCTCTACAGCTGGATGGAGACGGACGGGACGACTTTAAGGCAGTCGCCCCCCGCCTGACACAAGATGACGGACCGTCAGCGGTGGTCGCTCGCGGTCACGTCCGGGTCACTGCCCGCCGCGCTGCTCGGCGAGCCGGTCGGTGAGCCTGCCGAGGACGGCCGGCGGCACCAGGTGGGAGACGTCGCCGCCCCAGGCGGCGACCTCCTTGACCAGGGAGGACGACAGGAAGCTGTACGTGGGGTTGGTGGGGACGAACAGGGTCTCGACGCCCGAGAGACCGTTGTTCATCTGCGCCATCTGCAGCTCGTAGTCGAAGTCGCTGACCGCGCGCAGGCCCTTCACGATGGCGGGGATGTCGCGCTGCTTGCAGAAGTCGACGAGCAGGCCGTGGAAGGCCTCCACCTCGACGTTGCCGAAGTCGGCGGTGACCTCGCGGATCAGCTCGATCCGCTCGTCGACGGTGAACAGTCCCTTCTTGGACTGGTTGATCATCACCGCGACATGTACGACGTCGTACAGCTTGGAGGCGCGGGCGATGATGTCGAGATGTCCGTTGGTGATGGGGTCGAATGACCCCGGACAGACGGCGCGGCGCAACTTGGGTCCCTCGCTCTCCGGTCCGGTCATCGTGCGTCTTCGCACGTAGAGGCGGCGCGACCGTACCAAAACGTTCCCTCGCCGTAACGACGGGCCCGCAGTGGCTCGAATCCGGCCGGCCAGCCGAATTCCCCGCCTCGGGTGCTGCGCTCCACGGTGACGAGGGCGTCCTCCGTGAGCCAGCCCCCTGAGCGGAGTGTGAGGAGGATCTCGCGAAGATCGTCGTCCGAGACGGCGTACGGCGGGTCGAGGAAGACCAGGTCGTAGGGGGCGGCGGGGGCCGGTCCCGTCACGATCTGTTCCGCTTTGCCCGTACGGAGTTCCGCGCCGGGCAGTCCGAGCGTCCGGACGTTCTCGCGGACGGTCCGGGCGGCGCGGGCATCGGCCTCGACGAGGAGGGCGTGGGAGGCGCCCCGGGAGAGCGCCTCCAGGCCGACAGCGCCCGAACCCGCGTACAGGTCGGCCACCCGGGTGCCGTCGAGGGTGCCGAGGAGCGACTCCCAGGTGGAGAAGAGGCCCTCGCGCGCCCGGTCGGAGGTGGGGCGGGTGCCGTTGCCGGGGGGCACGGCCAGTCGGCGTCCGCCGGCGGTACCGGCGATCACGCGGGTCATCTGACGTCCTTGTCCTTTTCGGGGGCGCTCCGTGGTCTGTGCCTCCACGATATGGCGGGTCGGGCGGGTGTGACGTCACCCCTTCTCCAGGTACTCCTCCCGCTCCTTGTCCAGGAGGGCGTCCAGGGCGGTGCGCAGCTCGGGATGGTCGGTGAGGTCCGGGTCGGCGAGGACGACGGCGGTCGCCTCCTCGCGGGCTGCGGCGATGACCTCCTCGTCGTCGATGACGGTGAGCATCCGCAGCGAGGAGCGGACACCGGACTGGGCCTGGCCGAGGACGTCGCCCTCGCGGCGCTGTTCGAGGTCGATACGGGAGAGTTCGAAGCCGTCGAGGGTGGAGGCGACGGCGCCGAGGCGCTGCCGGGCGGGACTGGCCTCGGGCATCTCGGTGACGAGCAGGCACAGGCCGGGGGCGGAGCCTCGGCCGACGCGGCCGCGGAGCTGGTGGAGCTGGGAGACACCGAAGCGGTCGGCGTCCATGATCACCATGGCGGTGGCGTTGGGGACGTTGACGCCGACCTCGATGACCGTCGTGGCGACCAGGACGTCGACCTCGCCGGCGGCGAAGCGGCGCATGACGTCGTCCTTGTCGTCCGGGTGCATCCGGCCGTGCAGGACCTCGATACGGAGCCCGGCGAGAGGTCCCCTGGTGAGCTGCTCGGCGATCTCGACGACGGCGAGCGGCGGGCGCTTCTCGGCCTCGTCCTCGGGCGACGGCTTCTTCTTCGCCGCCTTGCCGTTCTCGTCCTCGTCGTCGCCGATGCGGGGGCAGACCACGTACGCCTGGTGTCCGTTCTCCACCTCCTCGCGTACCCGCTCCCACGCGCGCGTGAGGAAGTGCGGCTTGTCGGCGGCCGGCACGACGTGGCTGGCGATCGGGGAGCGTCCGGCGGGCAGTTGGTCCAGGACGGAGGTCTCCAGGTCACCGAAGACGGTCATGGCGACCGTCCGCGGGATCGGGGTGGCCGTCATGACGAGCAGGTGGGGCGGCTGCTTTCCCTTCCCGCGCAGGGCGTCGCGCTGCTCGACGCCGAAGCGGTGCTGCTCGTCGACCACGACCAGGCCGAGGTCGTGGAACTGCACCTTGTCCTCGATGAGCGCGTGCGTACCGATCACGATCCCGGCCTCGCCGGTGACGAGGTCGAGCAGGGCCTGCCGGCGTGCGGCGGCGCCCATCGAGCCGGTGAGCAGGACGACCTTGGTGGCGTGCTCGGCCCCTCCGAGCATCCCTCCCTCTGCGAGCTCGCCCATCATCTCGGTGATCGAGCGGTGGTGCTGCTGGGCGAGGACCTCGGTGGGGGCGAGCATCGCGGCCTGTCCGTCGGCGTCGACGACGGCGAGCATGGCCCGCAGGGCCACCATCGTCTTACCGCTGCCCACTTCGCCCTGGAGGAGGCGGTGCATGGGGTGCTCGGTGGCGAGGTCCTCGAAGATCTCCTTGGTGACCTTCTGCTGGCCGTCGGTGAGGGTGAAGGGCAGCTTGGCGTCGAAGGCGTCGAGGAGGCCGTCGGAGGCGGGTCTGCGGGCGACGGCGGGCAGTTGGGTGTCGGCGAACCGGCGGCGGGCGAGGGCGACCTGGAGGACGAAGGCCTCGTCCCACTTCAGCCGCTGCCGGGCGTCCTCGATGTCCGCCTTGGTGCGGGGGCGGTGGACCTTCAGGAGCGCCTCGGGCAGGTCGGTGAGGCCGCGGTCCTCGCGCAGGGCGGGCGGCAGCGGGTCGGCGAGCCCGGCCCAGTCGGTGGCGACCAGGGAGTCCAGGGCGATGGAGACGGACTGCTCGATGGTCCAGGACTCCAGCTGCTTGCAGGCGGGGTAGATCGGCAGCAGCTCGTTCGCGAACGCCTTGACCGTCTCGTCGCTGCTTTCCGCGTCGAGGAGTTTGTACTCGGGGTGGGTGAGCTGGAGCTTGCGGTTGAAGAGCCCGACCTTGCCGGCGAACATCCCGCGGCGGCCCGGCAGTAGCTCCTTCTGGTGGAAGTGGACGGCGCGGCCGAAGAAGACCAGCTGCATCCGGCCGCTGCCGTCGGTGATGGTGACCTCGAGGCGCTGGCCCTTGCCCCGGCCCCCCTTGTTGAAGGTCAGCACGCGGGCGTCGGCCACCTGCGCGACCACCGTGACGTGCTCGTCCAGCGGCAGATCGGCGAGGGCGGTGAGCTCGCCGCGCTCGGCGTACCGCCGGGGGTAGTGGTGGAGGAGGTCCCCGACCGTCCGCAGGTCGAGGTGCTCGGCCATCACCTTCGCGGTGGCGGCGCCGAGGAGGTTCTTGAGGGGTTCGTCGAGCACTGGCACGGAATCTATTGGACACCACGGTTCTGACAACGCGGCCGCTCAACCCTGGAAGCCGGAGACACAGGTGTCGGCTCGCCGCTAGGTTTCGGTGTGCCGTTCGGCGTCGGGCAGGGCTTGTCCGTCATGAACCCGCGTCAGCGGGCGAGTGAGGAGCCACCGCGTTCACGCAAGGGCGGAGTCACTGCACACCACTCCACTGGACCTGGACCGGACTGTGGACCGATGAGGTGTGCCCGAAGAGCCCGGGTTTTGGGCCCGTGATCTCGCGGGCCCAAAACCCGGGCTCTCACTCGACCCCGATCAGGAGCGGCGGCGCCCCCACTCCCCCGCAATACGTCGCCGTGTCGACCGCCAGGTACGTCTCGCGGACGTGGCGTTCGAGCGCTGTCGCCAGGGAGGGCGGGGTCTCGTCGGCCACGATCAGGGTGACCAGTTCGCCGCCCGCCGAGAGCATTCGGTCCAGGACCGTGCGGGCCGTCGTCGTCAGGTCCTGCCCGATGACGGCCACGTCTCCCTCGATCAGGCCCAGGATGTCGCCGGCCTGGCAGACGCCGGCCGAGGTGAAGGACTGCCGTTCGGCGACGGCGAGTTCGGCGTACCGGGTCGCGCCAGCCGCCGCCGTCATCGCCACCACGTCCTCGTCGAAGCGCCGGTCCGGTTCGTGGACGGCGAGCGCCGCGATGCCCTGGACGGCGGCCCGGGTCGGGATCAGGGCGACCCTGATGCCCTCCGCGCGGGCCTGTTCGGCGGCGGCACCGGCCGTGTGCCGCAGGTCGGTGTCGTTGGGCAGGAGCACGACCTCGCGCGCGTGGGCCCTCCGGATGGCGTCGAGGAGTTCGTTGCCGGCAGGCGGCTCGCCCGGCCTGGCCAGCACCGTCGTCGCCCCGGCCTCCGCGCACAGGCCCGCGAGCCCTTCGCCCGGTACGACCGCCACGACCGCCCGCTGCATCCGCTCCCGTGTCTCGGTGACACCCGAGAAGTGCGTGATACGGATCCGGTACGGCCGGCCCGCCTCCACGCCGGCCTCCACGGCCGCCCCCGCGTCGTCGACATGGACGTGGACGTTCCAGAGGCCGTCGCCGCCGACCACGACCAGCGAGTCCCCCAGCGCGTCCAGCCGGGCCCTCAGCCGTTCCACGGCCGCGTCCTCCGCCTCCAGGAGGTAGATCACCTCGAAGGCGGGTCCGGCGGGTCCGGCGGGTCCGGCGGGTCCGTCCTCGGGTTCGCATGCCTCGGCGACGATCGGCCGGTGCGCCACCCCGGTCGGCCGTACCTGCGCCTCTCCCGACACGACCTCCACCAAGGCCCCGAGGACAGCCACCAGACCCCGTCCGCCCGCGTCCACGACCCCGGCACGTTCGAGGACGGCCAGTTGTCCAGGAGTGGCCTCGAGGGCGGTCCTGGCCCCCTCGTACGCCCCTCTGGCCACCATCACGAGGCTTCCGCCGCTGTCGCAGGCGTCCGCGGCCGCGGTGGCCACGCTCAGGATCGTTCCTTCGACGGGGTGCGCCACGGCCTCCCGGGCCGCGCGGGCCGCCGCCGCCAGGGACCGGGCGAGGTGATCGCCGTCACGCCCGTCGGCAAGGACGGACGCCATGCCGCGCAGCAGCTGCGAGAGAATCGTTCCGGAGTTGCCCCGGGCACCGATCAGGGCGCCGTGGGCCATGGCCCGTATGGCGTCGCCCGCGTCGGGGTCGTCACCCACGTCGGGGTCGTCCTCCGTGAAGACCGCCTCGACGGCCCGGGCGGCGGATTCCACCGTCAGATACAGATTCGTGCCGGTGTCCCCGTCGGCGATCGGATAGACGTTGATCGCGTCGATCTCCTCGCGCTCCCTGCCGAGCGCGTCCAGCGCCCGTACGCACCAGGAGCGGACCGCTGCGGCGTCGAGGGTCTGCGCGGTCTGCGGCAACGGGTGATCCTCCTGCTAGGCGGCGTCTGCGGCGGGCTCCCCGCAGGGTAGACCCGCTCGTGACCTGCACCCGGGGCGGGGGCCGCCGTCGCCATGGTAGTTTCGTTCCACGGGAGCAGCCGTTGTATGCTGCTTCGGTTGCCCGGCGAGAGTCGGGCCATTCCCCCGGCAAGCCACTTCAGAACTCCTGATTCCGGTGCGCCGGATTTCACTGTAAATCTGAAGTCTTTGGAGTGACCCGTGGCTGCCAACTGCGACGTCTGCGGCAAGGGGCCGGGCTTCGGCAACAACATTTCGCACTCGCACCGCCGTACGCCTCGTCGCTGGAACCCGAACATCCAGCGTGTGCGTGCCGTGGTCGGTCGGACGCCGAAGCGGCTCAACGTCTGCACCTCGTGCATCAAGGCCGGCAAGGTCTCGCGCTAACGCCGACGTTTCGTCGTAGCGCAGCCCCTGCGGTTGCCTTGAAAGGCCGGTTCACCTCGGTGAACCGGCCTTTTGCCATGCCCGGAAACGAAACGCCCTAGGCGCGGAATCGCCAGCCGTGGTCCACGGGCCCGATCCCGTCGCCCAGGGCGAAGCCGGCCGCGATGGCCCCCGTCACATACGTCTTCGCCTCCCGAACCGCCTCCGGCACGGTCAGCCCCTTCGCGAGGCCCGACGCCACCGCCGAGGCCAGCGTGCAGCCCGTGCCGTGCGTGTGCCGGTTGTCGTGCCGGGGAGCGCGCAGCCAGTGCTCCTCGGTCCCGTCCGTGAGCAGGTCGACGGCGTCCCCTTCGAGATGGCCGCCCTTGATGAGCGCCCAGCGGGGCCCGTACGACAGGATCGCCGCCGCGGCCTGCCGTAGATCGGCCTCCCGCTCGACGACGACTCCCGTGAGCTGCGCCACCTCGTCGAGGTTGGGCGTGGCCACCGTCGCCACCGGCAGCAGCTTCTTCCGTACGGATTCCAGCGCCGAGGCGGCGAGCAGCGGGTCTCCGTGCTTGGAGACCCCGACCGGGTCGACGACCACGGGCGCGTCCGGCGTGCCCGCGAGCAGCTCGGCCACGGTCTCCACGAGCGCGGCGGAGGACAGCATGCCGGTCTTCACGGCCTGGACGCCGATGTCGTCGACCACGGCCCGGTACTGGGCCCGTACGGCCTCCTCGGGCAGTTCCCACGCGCCCTGGACGCCCAGCGAGTTCTGGGCGGTGACGGCGGTGATCACGCTCATGCCGTGGACGCCGAGGGCGAGCATCGTCTTCAGATCGGCCTGGATGCCGGCGCCGCCGCCGGAGTCGGATCCGGCGACGGTGAGGACCAGGGGCAGGCTCACTCGGTCTCCCCGAAGTGGTCCCAGCCGCCCTTGCTGTGCCAGGGCGCCCCGTCCACCGTCACCTGCGGCAGCGCGGAGGGGTTGAGGACCTCGCCGATGACCTTCCAGCGGGCCGGCAGCTTCACGTCCGGCGGGAAGGTGGCGACGATCGCGTGGTCCTCTCCCCCGGTGAGCACCCACTGCAGCGGGTCCACGCCCACCGCCTGGCCGATGTCGTTCATCTGGGTCGGGACGTCGATGAGCCCGGAACGCAGGTCGATGCGGACCTTGCTGGCCTCGGCGATGTGGCCGAGGTCGGCGATGAGCCCGTCGCTGACGTCGCACATGGCGGTGGCGCCGAGCCCGGCGGCCGCGGGGCCCGCGTGGTACGGCGGTTCGGGCCGCCGGTGGGCCTCGACGAAGGCGCGCGGGGAGCGGAAGCCGCGGGAGAGCACCGCGTATCCGGCGGCGGACCAGCCGAGCCAGCCGGTGTACGCGACGACGTCGCCGGGCTGTGCCCCGCCGCGGGTCACCGGGTCGTGGTTGCGCAGGTCGCCGAGGGCGGTGATGGCGATGGTGATGGTGTCGCCGCGGACGACGTCGCCGCCGACGACGGCCGCGCCGGCGACCTGGCACTCGTCGCGCAGGCCGTCCATGAGCTCCACGGGCCAGGTGGCGGGAAGTTCGGCGGGGACGACGAGGCCGAGCAGCAGTGCGGTGGGAACGGCGCCCATGGCCGCGATGTCGGCGAGGTTCTGTGCGGCCGCCTTGCGGCCGACGTCGTACGCCGTCGACCAGTCGCGGCGGAAGTGACGTCCTTCGAGCAGGATGTCCGTACTGGCCACCACGCGCCGGTCGGGTGCGGAGACGACCGCGGCGTCGTCGCCGGGTCCGATCCGTACCGCCGGGGTGGAGGTGAGCCGGGAGGTGAGCTCTCTGATGAGCCCGAACTCCCCCAGCTCTCCTACTGTGCCCTTCACCGCGTATCACCTCGTGTTGTCGTGCCGGCCGTGCGCGTCGCCCGCCGCTCGCTCTGCGGGTCGCGAGCCGTCACGGCGCTGGGTACCGTCAAGTAGACCGTCAACTTCTGTCGTGCGTACGCCACACTGTGGGCGCCTCGGGGCGCGCAGGTCTCCCCGCGGCCCTCGGCGACGCGGTACCGTGGCGTCCCTTTCTCCCACAAGATCCTCGTGGTCGCCCTGGAGGTTCCGTGGTTCAGGCGTACATCCTTATTCAGACCGAGGTGGGCAAGGCGTCGACCGTCGCCGAGACCATCTCCAAGATCCCGGGGGTGATCCAGGCGGAAGACGTGACGGGCCCGTACGACGTGATCGTCCGCGCCCAGGCCGACACGGTCGATGAACTGGGCCGCATGGTGGTCGCCAAGGTCCAGCAAGTGGACGGCATCACGCGGACCCTCACCTGCCCGGTCGTGCATCTGTAGCCCCCGTCTACCCTTGGCCGGTGAAGTCTTCCCACCGGCCCTTCGGCCTGCCCACCGCCGCCGCAGCGCTCCTGCTGCTGACCGCCGCGGGCTGTTCCTCCACGGATGCGAAGGCATCGGTCCCGGTTCCCAGCCCTTCGGCGGAGGAGGCCGTCCTCTGCCAGGCGTTGGCGAAGGAGCTTCCGGACACCGTGGCGGGGCTGGGACGGACCGATCCGAAGCCCGAGTCCGAGCTGACCGCCGGGTGGGGGGATGCGGCGATCGTACTGCGCTGCGGCGTTCCCCGGCCCGAAAAGATGACCGATCCCCAGTCCCAGGGCATCTCGGTCAACGGCGTGCGCTGGATGCTGGAACGGCAGGAGGGCGGCGGACCCCGCTTCACCTCGGTGTACCGGAAGACGTACGTCGAGGTGACGCTGGACGAGCGGTACGCACACGACGCCGCACCGCTCGTGGATCTCGCCGCCCCCGTGGAGCAGACCGTTCCGTGCGCTCTGGAACCCGAATGCGACTAGGGGCCCGGCCATGATCCGCCGGAGACCCCCTAGGAGGCTCCCCTAGCGCAGGCCCGTGGAGCGGGTCAGCGCGGCCTGGATCAGCCGGTCGACCAGCTCCGGGTAGCTGACGCCGCTCTCCTGCCACATGCGCGGGTACATGGAGATCGGGGTGAAGCCCGGCATGGTGTTGATCTCGTTGATCACGAACTCGCCGTCCTCGGTGAGGAAGAAGTCCGCGCGGACCAGTCCCTCGCAGGACACGGCCTCGTACGCGGCGACCGCGAGCCGCTGGACCTCGGCGGTGGCCTCGTCGCCGATCGGCGCGGGCACGATCCCGGACGCCGAGTCGATGTACTTGGCCTCGAAGTCGTAGAAGTCGTGGTCGGTGACGGGCGGGATCTCGGCCGGCACGCTGGCGCGCGGGCCGTCCTCGAACTCCAGGACGCCGCACTCGATCTCGCGGCCGCGCAGCAGCGACTCGACGAGGATCTTGGGGTCGTGGCGCCGGGCCTCCTCGATGGCCTCGTCCAGACCGGAGAGGTCGTCGACCTTGGTGATGCCCATGGAGGAGCCGCCGCGGGCGGGCTTCACGAAGAGCGGCCAGCCGTGCTCGGCAGCGAACTCGACGATCTTCTTGCGGGCGGCGACCCCTCCATCCCCATCGGGGGTCCGCCCCCACTCGCGGGGGCGGATGACCTCGTACGGGCCGACCGGCAGCCCGAAGGAGGTGAACACCCGCTTCATGTACTCCTTGTCCTGGCCGACGGCGGAGGCAAGGACGCCCGCGCCGACGTAGGGGACGCCGGAGAGCTCCAGGAGGCCCTGGAGGGTGCCGTCCTCGCCGTACGGGCCGTGCAGCATCGGGAAGACGACGTCGACCTCGCCGAGTGCCTTCGGCACGGAGCCGGGCTCGGTGTACACGACCTCGCGGTTGGCCGGGTCGACGGAGAGGACGACGCCACCGTGCCCGGACTCGGTGAGGTCGGTGACGTTCGGCAGCGCGCGGTCGGCGATGGCCATCCGCTCCGGGGCGTCGGCGGTCAGCGCCCAGCGCCCGTCCTTCGTGATGCCGATGGGCAGCACGTCGTACTTGGTCCGGTCGATGGCGCGCAGGACGGCGCCGGCCGTGACGACGGAGATGGCGTGCTCGGAGCTGCGTCCGCCGAAGACGACGGCCACGCGCGGCTTGCGGGGGCTCTGGGTGTTCTCGCTCATAACGCGTTGAGCGTACCTTGCGTGTTCGATCCGCTTAAGAGCCCCGGCCCGCCGCGCGCGTCCGGCGTAGCGGGTGCCTCAGCGGCGCTCGGACTTGGCGCTGCGCGACATCAGTTCCTTGAGGGCGACGATCGGCGGCTTGCCCTCGTGGACGATGGAGACGACCGTCTCGGTGATCGGCATGTCGACGCCGTGGCGGCGGGCCAGATCGAGCACGGACTCGCAGGACTTGACGCCCTCGGCGGTCTGCTTGGTCGCCGCGATGGTCTCCTGGAGCGTCATGCCACGGCCCAGGTTGGTGCCGAAGGTGTGGTTCCGGGAGAGCGGCGAGGAGCAGGTGGCCACCAGGTCACCGAGGCCGGCGAGGCCGGAGAAGGTGAGCGGGTCGGCGCCCATGGCGAGGCCGAGGCGGGTGGTCTCGGCGAGGCCGCGGGTGATGAGCGTGGCCTTGGAGTTGTCGCCGAGCCCCATGCCGTCGGCGATGCCGACGGCGAGCCCGATGACGTTCTTGACCGCGCCGCCCAGTTCGCAGCCGACGACGTCGGTGTTGGTGTACGGGCGGAAGTACGGGGTCATGCAGGCGGACTGGAGCCGCTGGGCAACCGATTCGTCGGCGCAGGCGACGACCGCGGCGGCCGGCTGCCGGGCGGCGATCTCCGGAGCCAGGTTGGGGCCGGTGACGACGGCCACGCGCGCGGCGGGCACGTCGGCGACCTCGGCGATGACCTCGCTCATGCGCTTGGCGGTGCCGAGTTCGACGCCCTTCATCAGGGAGACGAGGACGGTGTCGGGGGCCAGTTTCGGCGCCCAGTCGGCGAGGTTCGCGCGCAGGGTCTGCGAGGGGACGGCGAGGACGGTGAACTCGGCGTCGCGGGCGGCCTCGGCAGGGTCGGTGGTGGCCCGGATACCCGAAGGGAGCGCGACGCCCGGGAAGTAGTCGGGGTTGATACGGGTGGTGTTGATGGCCTCGACGAGTTCGGCGCGGCGGCCCCAGAGGGTCACCTCGCAGCCCGCGTCGGCGAGCACCATCGCGAAGGCGGTGCCCCACGATCCCGTACCGAAGACGGCTACCTTGGTCACTTCGTACCTTCCCCGGCGGCCTTGCGCCGCTGTTCCAGACGGGCCTTGCGGTGGTCGTACGGCTCGGCCGGTGCCTTCTCGCCGCGTACGTCCTCCAGGATCGCGGTGATCGCGGCCATGATGACCTCGGTCGCCTCGCGCAGTACCTCGGGCGTCGGCTCCTGGCCGTAGAAGCGCGAAAGGTCGACGGGCGGGCCTGCCTGCACGATCAGCGTCTTGCGCGGGAACAGGTTGAGCTTGTTCTCCTTGGCGTACGGCGGCATCGCGAGGTTGGCGCCCCACTGGGCGACGGGGATGACCGGAGCCTTGGTGAGCAGCGCGACGCGGGCGGCGCCGGTCTTACCGGCCATGGGCCACATGTCGGGGTCGCGGGTGAGGGTGCCCTCGGGGTAGAAGGCGACGCATTCGCCGCGCTCGATGGCCTCGACGGCGGCGCGGAAGGCGTCCAGCGCGTTGGTCGTCTCGCGATAGACGGGGATCTGACCCGTGCCGCGCAGCATCGTGCCGACGAACGAGCCCTTGAACAGGCCGGCCTTGGCGAGGAAGCGCGGCACGCGTCCGGTGTTGTACTGGAAGTGCGCGTAGGACAGCGGGTCCAGATACGAGTTGTGATTGACGGCGGTGATGAATCCGCCGTCGGCCGGAATGTGTTCCGCTCCGCGCCAGTCCCGCTTGAACAGAACCACCAGCGGCGGTTTAGCGATGACCGCCGCCAGGCGGTACCAGAAGCCGATTCTGCGGCGGGACACTCGTGCACCTTCCTCTGGGACTGGCGTGCAGGGGGTCAAGTGTCGCCCCATGCTCCTGGTCTGTCGAGAACACCGTACGCCCCGGGATCACGCCGCCGCCGGGCACCGGCCCGTCCGGCCCGTCGATCACACATGGCAGGTGCCGGGACAGAATGGGCCCCGATGAACACCGATCCGGACGGCGGCTGGTCCCTGGTCGTCCCCCTGAAGCCCCTTGCGCGGGCGAAGAGCAGGCTCGCCACCGCCACCGGGGCGCTGCTGCGCCCTCGGCTCGCGCTGGCGTTCGCGCAGGACACGGTGGCCGCGGCGCTCGAATGCGGGCGGGTACGGGATGTGGCGGTCGTCACGGACGATCCGGTGGCCGCGGTGGCGCTGGCGGCGCTCGGCGCACGGATCGTGCCCGACTCCCCGGCCGCCGGACTCAACGCGGCGCTGGCGCACGGGGCGCGGACGGTACGGGAGTCCCGGCCGGACGCGGGGGTCGCGGCGCTCAACGCGGACCTGCCGGCGCTGCGCCCCGGGGAGCTGGCCCGGGTCCTGGACGCCGCCGGTGAATTCCCCCGGACATTTCTCGCGGATGCTGCCGAAATCGGTACGACATTCCTCTCGGCGGGTTCGGGAGTGGAATTGGCACCTGCATTCGGGGGCGCTTCGCGCCGGCGACATTTGTCTTCGGGGGCGGTGGAAATCCGGCTGGCCGGGGTGGATTCCGTGCGCCGGGACGTGGACACCGGCGAGGATCTGGCGGCCGCGTGGGCGCTGGGTGTCGGCCCGCGGACGGCGGCCCATCGGTTCCACCCGGCCGGATAGGCTGCGGACCATGCAGGCGACCGCGTACACGTACGACCCCGAGACCCGCAGCGGCAGTGTGCTGCTCGACGACGGCACCCCGGTGGAGTTCGGGGCCGACGCCTTCGACGCGGGCGGGTTGCTGCTGCTGCGTCCGGGGCAGCGGGTGCGGATCGAGACGGAGACGGGGTCGGCAGAGAACGCCGGACTGCGGATCACTCTGGTGACGCTGCAGACCCTCTGATCCCGACAGGCTCGACGAGCCGAACCGACCGAAGGCACCGAAGAGATCGGCCCGACTGGGCCGAAGGGGGCGTGAACGCGCCGCGGGCCGGGCTCCCCGAGGGGAGCCCGGCCCGGCGTGTGAGTGGCCAATGGCCCCTGCGCCGCTTACTCCTACTTCTTCGCGGCGGCCTTCTTGGCGGTGGTCTTGCGCGCCGTCGTCTTCTTGGCGGGCGCCTTCTTCGCCGTGGCCTTCTTCGCCGGCGCGGTCTTCTTGGCGACGGTCTTCTTGGCCGTGGCCGTCGTCTTCTTCGCCGGGGCCGCCTTCTTGGCCGCCGCCGTGGTCTTCTTGGCCGCCGCGGTGGTCTTCTTCGCGGCGGTGGTCTTCTTGACCGCGGTGGTCTTCTTCGCCACGGTCTTCTTGGCGGTGGTGGCCTTCTTGGCCGCCGCCTTCTTGGCGGTGGTGGCCCTCTTGGCCGCGGCCTTCTTCACGGTCGCGGAAGCACCGCCGGTCAGGCTGCCCTTGGGCGCCTTCTTGACGGAGACCTCGCCGCCCTTGGGAAGCTTCTTCGAGCCGCTGACCAGGTCCTTGAAGCCCTGACCCGCGCGGAAGCGCGGCACCGAGGTCTTCTTGACCCGCACGCGCTCACCCGTCTGCGGGTTGCGGGCGTACCGGGCCGGGCGGTCGACCTTCTCGAACGAGCCGAAGCCGGTGACCGAAACCCGGTCCCCGCCGACCACGGCACGCACGATCGCGTCCAGCACCGCGTCGACAGCGTCCGCGGCCTGCTGACGGCCGCCGACCTTGTCGGCAATCGCTTCTACGAGCTGCGCCTTGTTCACGTCTTCCCCTTCGGAGACATTGCCAGAACGAAAGTGTTCAAGCTTTTTCGCACGTTAGGCATGTATATACCGCAAATCAAACACGAAACGGGCTAATCACCCTAGTGCCGCAACGCAGAAGTGCCGTTGCGGAGTTCCTGGTGTCAGTCGTCTTCAGGGAATCGGCCCTCATCGAGGTCCTTCATCAACCGGTCGAGACGCGTTGCCGCGTCCGCGAGATCGTGCTTCGCCGCTGCCGTGACGACCAGCAGCTTCCGGGACAGCGCCATCCTTACGCCCTCCGGGACTTGCAGTTCACG contains:
- the thiD gene encoding bifunctional hydroxymethylpyrimidine kinase/phosphomethylpyrimidine kinase; translation: MSLPLVLTVAGSDSGGGAGIQADLKTMLALGVHGMSVITAVTAQNSLGVQGAWELPEEAVRAQYRAVVDDIGVQAVKTGMLSSAALVETVAELLAGTPDAPVVVDPVGVSKHGDPLLAASALESVRKKLLPVATVATPNLDEVAQLTGVVVEREADLRQAAAAILSYGPRWALIKGGHLEGDAVDLLTDGTEEHWLRAPRHDNRHTHGTGCTLASAVASGLAKGLTVPEAVREAKTYVTGAIAAGFALGDGIGPVDHGWRFRA
- a CDS encoding thiamine-phosphate kinase; amino-acid sequence: MKGTVGELGEFGLIRELTSRLTSTPAVRIGPGDDAAVVSAPDRRVVASTDILLEGRHFRRDWSTAYDVGRKAAAQNLADIAAMGAVPTALLLGLVVPAELPATWPVELMDGLRDECQVAGAAVVGGDVVRGDTITIAITALGDLRNHDPVTRGGAQPGDVVAYTGWLGWSAAGYAVLSRGFRSPRAFVEAHRRPEPPYHAGPAAAGLGATAMCDVSDGLIADLGHIAEASKVRIDLRSGLIDVPTQMNDIGQAVGVDPLQWVLTGGEDHAIVATFPPDVKLPARWKVIGEVLNPSALPQVTVDGAPWHSKGGWDHFGETE
- a CDS encoding Lrp/AsnC ligand binding domain-containing protein; the protein is MVQAYILIQTEVGKASTVAETISKIPGVIQAEDVTGPYDVIVRAQADTVDELGRMVVAKVQQVDGITRTLTCPVVHL
- a CDS encoding DUF3515 domain-containing protein codes for the protein MKSSHRPFGLPTAAAALLLLTAAGCSSTDAKASVPVPSPSAEEAVLCQALAKELPDTVAGLGRTDPKPESELTAGWGDAAIVLRCGVPRPEKMTDPQSQGISVNGVRWMLERQEGGGPRFTSVYRKTYVEVTLDERYAHDAAPLVDLAAPVEQTVPCALEPECD
- a CDS encoding D-alanine--D-alanine ligase family protein, with the translated sequence MSENTQSPRKPRVAVVFGGRSSEHAISVVTAGAVLRAIDRTKYDVLPIGITKDGRWALTADAPERMAIADRALPNVTDLTESGHGGVVLSVDPANREVVYTEPGSVPKALGEVDVVFPMLHGPYGEDGTLQGLLELSGVPYVGAGVLASAVGQDKEYMKRVFTSFGLPVGPYEVIRPREWGRTPDGDGGVAARKKIVEFAAEHGWPLFVKPARGGSSMGITKVDDLSGLDEAIEEARRHDPKILVESLLRGREIECGVLEFEDGPRASVPAEIPPVTDHDFYDFEAKYIDSASGIVPAPIGDEATAEVQRLAVAAYEAVSCEGLVRADFFLTEDGEFVINEINTMPGFTPISMYPRMWQESGVSYPELVDRLIQAALTRSTGLR
- a CDS encoding NAD(P)H-dependent glycerol-3-phosphate dehydrogenase; the protein is MTKVAVFGTGSWGTAFAMVLADAGCEVTLWGRRAELVEAINTTRINPDYFPGVALPSGIRATTDPAEAARDAEFTVLAVPSQTLRANLADWAPKLAPDTVLVSLMKGVELGTAKRMSEVIAEVADVPAARVAVVTGPNLAPEIAARQPAAAVVACADESVAQRLQSACMTPYFRPYTNTDVVGCELGGAVKNVIGLAVGIADGMGLGDNSKATLITRGLAETTRLGLAMGADPLTFSGLAGLGDLVATCSSPLSRNHTFGTNLGRGMTLQETIAATKQTAEGVKSCESVLDLARRHGVDMPITETVVSIVHEGKPPIVALKELMSRSAKSERR